ATTTGAATCGAGATCAACTGGATGTTACGTCGGTCAGTGTAGGTATTTATCATTCGAAGGAAATAGCCTGGTGGCGCGACCGTAACATTTATTTCCGGAAAAAGATGTTGGCGTTGTATGATCGCAATGTTCAGCTCACTTTGTTTCCTAACGAACGAACCGCTGAAATGGCCGCGGAGTTCAGCGGTGCCGAGTTATCGAGCCTTGATATTCTTCCCCTTGGCATTTCTTTTGAAAGCTACAGCGCTCGCCAGCCGCTCCAATCGTCGTTGCGCATAGTCTCAGTCGGTCGCTTGGTTGACTTTAAAATCTATAATCGCCATGTCATCTCGCAGCTGGCGGAGCTTCGCAAGTTGGCCGATTTTGAGTATTTCATCTATGGTGATGGGCCAGAGCGCATCGCGCTGATGGCGTTGGCAGAGTCGCACGGTGTCGGTGCACATGTACATTTTTGTGGTGAGGTCGATTACGCGCAGCTTCCGTCTATTCTGGATGGGGCTTTTTGCTTTGTAGGTTCAGGCACCACGATTATCGAGGCCTCGGCAGCAGGCATTCCTTCTGTCGTCGGAATCGAGTCGATTGAGCGCCCGCTTACGTGTGGTCTTTTCTCGGATGTTGCGGGGTACTCCTACAATGAGGAGTCTGCCACCACCAACCGCGTGGGGATTTTTGATACCATTGCGATGCTACACGCGATGAACGCGTCCGAGTATATGCAAGTTTCCGAGCTTCACAGAAAGAAGGCCAAGCTTTTTGACATTGTGGAAACGTCTGCTCAGTTTGTAGAGAAATCTAATCGCACCCCTCGGTTTGATATCAAAATTAACCGCTGGGTCGCGTTGTTGTCATTTGTTAAGTCTGTGATTTTTTTAGGGCCTAAAGCGCTAAAGTCCAGATTCGATAGTGTGAGCTGACATGTCTCTAAATATAGCAATTGTGACTCAGTATTTTTATCCTGAGAGCTTTATCATCAATGATATTGTCGAAGAGCTGGCGTTGCTGGGTCATACAGTAGAAGTATTTACGGGGCAGCCTAATTATCCGGATGGTAATACCTACAAGGGCTACGACAGCGCTTCGTGCAGCGAGCATCTTTATAAGGATTCAATAAAGGTCCATCGTGCACCTTTAAGGCCGCGTTATGCAGGTGGTGCAAAGAACCTGATCCTTAACTATATGTCATTCGTATTCAATGGCATCAAATATTTTCCCAAGCAAAATGCGGGCAAAAAATTTGACGCTATCATTGTGTTCGCGGTGTCTCCTATCACGGCGGCGATCCCCGCGATCGTATTGAAGCGCTCTACGAATGCGCACCTGATGGTCTGGGTGCAGGACCTGTGGCCCGAAACGTTGAAGGCAACCGGGTTTATAAAAAATCACTGGGCGCTCAAAGCCGTGGGTTTGCTGGTTCGGTTTATATATGCCAAAACCGATACGGTATTGGTACAGTCTGAAGCATTTATATCGTCCGCCGAACAGTATGTAGATAGACGCAAGCTGGTTTATTACCCCAACTCTTATCGGCTGTCGCCCGCGCTGCCGGTTGGGGCTGCCAGTGTTTTGCCTGATGAAATAAATCAACTGTTAACGTCGCACTTTTGCATAGTCTTTGCGGGTAACCTTGGGTTTGCGCAATCACTGGAAACTATTGTCGACGCGGCGAAAGCCCTGACCCATCTTAGTTGCAAGATCGTGGTGGTTGGCAGTGGCAGTCGTCTTGAGTGGATGCATGAGCAGAAGCGTCTCCATGCACTGGATAACCTGGAATTGGTAGGGCGTTTACCTCCTGAATCGATGCCGGAATTGTTCGCCAAAAGTGAAGCCTTGCTGGTGACGCTTAAAAAGGACGAAATCTTCACGCTGACCATTCCCAGCAAGGTGCAGGCCTATATGGCAGCAGGGAAGCCGATCCTGGCTGCCCTGGACGGCGAGGGTGCGAGGGTCGTGCAACTCGCGGGTGCCGGCCTTTGCTCTGCTGCGGGTGACGCTGCCGCGCTCGCGAGTAATATCGAAGAAATTTATCGCAGCGAGCCCGAAAAAAGAAGCGCCTACGGGGCCGCAGGGTATCGGTTTTTCTGTGATAATTACGAAATGAAGAGCCAATGCCTTCGCTTGGTCGAAATCATTAAAGATCGAATTGAAAATACGTAGAGATCCAATATGAAGATTTTAGTGCTGGGTGTGACAGGGATGCTCGGAAGTGCTGTTTTCAAGTACATCGCCAGCCATACCTCACATAGTGTATTTGGCACTATGCGTGGTAAAGGGGGGGCTAAGTACTTCGACGAGCGGTACGCGGGTAGTTTCTATTCAGATGTGGATGTTCTGGATTATGAAGCATTGGTCGGTGTTTTCGAGCAGGCACGTCCGGATATCGTTATCAACTGCGTGGGCTTGATCAAGCAGTTGGCGCTGGCCAAGGATCCGCTGTCGACGTTGCCCCTCAATTCGATGTTGCCACATCGTCTCTCGAAGTTGTGCGCGCTGACCGGTGCCCGACTTGTCCACATCAGTACCGACTGCGTCTTTACCGGCGAGAAGGGAATGTATCTGGAATCTGATATTTCAGACGCGGTCGACTTGTACGGAAAGTCCAAGTTTATTGGCGAAATCCAGGACCAACCCCACGCCATCACCCTGCGCACCTCGATCATCGGCCACGAGCTGGCAAGCAATGCCTCCCTGGTAGACTGGTTCCTGTCCCAGGAAGGTGCCGTAAAAGGTTTTACGAAAGCCATATTTTCCGGTGTGCCGACGTCAGAACTCGCCCGCATCATCAGCGATTTCGTGATACCACATCCTGAGCTGTTCGGTCTCTATCATGTTTCCGCTGAGCCTATCGATAAATTCACATTGCTGAATGAAATCGCGAAGATTTATGAAAAGAAAATCGACATCGTGCCAGATGATCAATTAGCGATTGACCGATCTCTGGACTCTACGCGATTCCGCCAAGCGGTAGGCTATGTCCCGCCTGCCTGGCCAGACCTTATTCAATTTATGCGCGCTCAGCGATAATTAGGAGATTTTATAGATGTTCGACAACAAAGTTTTAATGATCACCGGTGGTACTGGTTCTTTCGGTAATACCGTGCTGAAGCGATTTCTTGATACCGATGTTAAAGAGATCCGCGTATTCAGTCGTGACGAAAAAAAACAAGAAGACATGCGTATTGCGCTGGGTAACGACAAGGTAAAGTTTTACATCGGCGATGTACGTGACTATGCGAGCATTTCCCAGGCGATGGTTGGCGTCAATTATATCTTTCACGCCGCGGCGCTC
This genomic stretch from Pseudomonas orientalis harbors:
- a CDS encoding glycosyltransferase family 4 protein, which produces MKNILFVMGGLAIGGVETYVVRLAKYLKLSGHSVTVTLLSNKYDQGLFTELSQHATVNIVEHVPFLSASSWVNALLPAKKDEKKYDIVHAVDLLTLAYVYLNRDQLDVTSVSVGIYHSKEIAWWRDRNIYFRKKMLALYDRNVQLTLFPNERTAEMAAEFSGAELSSLDILPLGISFESYSARQPLQSSLRIVSVGRLVDFKIYNRHVISQLAELRKLADFEYFIYGDGPERIALMALAESHGVGAHVHFCGEVDYAQLPSILDGAFCFVGSGTTIIEASAAGIPSVVGIESIERPLTCGLFSDVAGYSYNEESATTNRVGIFDTIAMLHAMNASEYMQVSELHRKKAKLFDIVETSAQFVEKSNRTPRFDIKINRWVALLSFVKSVIFLGPKALKSRFDSVS
- a CDS encoding glycosyltransferase family 4 protein, with the translated sequence MSLNIAIVTQYFYPESFIINDIVEELALLGHTVEVFTGQPNYPDGNTYKGYDSASCSEHLYKDSIKVHRAPLRPRYAGGAKNLILNYMSFVFNGIKYFPKQNAGKKFDAIIVFAVSPITAAIPAIVLKRSTNAHLMVWVQDLWPETLKATGFIKNHWALKAVGLLVRFIYAKTDTVLVQSEAFISSAEQYVDRRKLVYYPNSYRLSPALPVGAASVLPDEINQLLTSHFCIVFAGNLGFAQSLETIVDAAKALTHLSCKIVVVGSGSRLEWMHEQKRLHALDNLELVGRLPPESMPELFAKSEALLVTLKKDEIFTLTIPSKVQAYMAAGKPILAALDGEGARVVQLAGAGLCSAAGDAAALASNIEEIYRSEPEKRSAYGAAGYRFFCDNYEMKSQCLRLVEIIKDRIENT
- a CDS encoding dTDP-4-dehydrorhamnose reductase family protein, which translates into the protein MKILVLGVTGMLGSAVFKYIASHTSHSVFGTMRGKGGAKYFDERYAGSFYSDVDVLDYEALVGVFEQARPDIVINCVGLIKQLALAKDPLSTLPLNSMLPHRLSKLCALTGARLVHISTDCVFTGEKGMYLESDISDAVDLYGKSKFIGEIQDQPHAITLRTSIIGHELASNASLVDWFLSQEGAVKGFTKAIFSGVPTSELARIISDFVIPHPELFGLYHVSAEPIDKFTLLNEIAKIYEKKIDIVPDDQLAIDRSLDSTRFRQAVGYVPPAWPDLIQFMRAQR